A stretch of Oncorhynchus mykiss isolate Arlee chromosome 26, USDA_OmykA_1.1, whole genome shotgun sequence DNA encodes these proteins:
- the LOC110506401 gene encoding G1/S-specific cyclin-D1 produces MEHQLLCCEVETIRRAYQDANLLNDRVLQTMLKAEENYLPSPNYFKCVQKEIIPKMRKIVATWMLEVCEEQKCEEEVFPLAMNYLDRFLSVELTNKTRLQLLGATCMFLASKMKETVPLTAEKLCIYTDNSIRPSDLLQMELLTLNKLKWDLASVTPHDFIDHFLSKLPVHQNTKQILRKHAQTFVALCATDVKFIANPPSMIAAGSVAAAVQGLYLKSKDGALSSQNLTNFLSQVIRSDPDCLRSCQEQIESLLESSLRQAQQHNVSTETKMVDEDVDLSCTPTDVRDINI; encoded by the exons ATGGAACACCAGCTGCTGTGCTGTGAAGTGGAAACCATCAGAAGAGCTTACCAAGACGCCAACTTACTAAATGACCGAGTTCTACAGACAATGCTCAAAGCAGAGGAAAATTACCTTCCGTCTCCGAATTACTTCAAGTGTGTCCAGAAAGAAATAATACCTAAAATGAGGAAAATTGTGGCTACATGGATGTTAGAG GTCTGCGAGGAACAGAAATGCGAAGAGGAGGTTTTTCCCCTGGCTATGAACTACTTGGATAGATTTTTGTCTGTGGAGCTCACGAATAAAACCAGATTACAACTCCTGGGAGCTACTTGCATGTTTTTGGCCTCAAAGATGAAGGAAACGGTCCCTTTAACTGCAGAGAAGTTGTGCATTTACACCGACAACTCCATCCGGCCCAGCGATCTATTG CAAATGGAACTACTGACTCTAAACAAGTTGAAATGGGATCTAGCATCAGTAACACCGCACGATTTCATAGACCATTTCCTCTCCAAGCTACCAGTCCATCAGAACACGAAGCAGATTCTGCGCAAGCATGCCCAGACATTCGTGGCTCTCTGTGCAACAG ATGTCAAATTCATCGCCAACCCTCCCTCTATGATCGCAGCGGGCAGTGTGGCAGCAGCGGTCCAGGGGCTGTACCTAAAGAGCAAAGACGGGGCACTGTCATCCCAGAACCTAACCAACTTTCTGTCCCAAGTCATCAGGAGTGACCCG gaCTGCCTGAGGTCGTGTCAGGAACAGATTGAGTCTCTGCTTGAGTCTAGTCTGAGACAGGCACAGCAACATAATGTCTCCACAGAAACAAAAATGGTAGATGAGGATGTGGACCTGTCCTGCACCCCTACAGATGTGAGGGACATTAACATTTGA